In the genome of Gemmatimonadota bacterium, one region contains:
- a CDS encoding Gfo/Idh/MocA family oxidoreductase, with protein sequence MTVQKSLRVALVGCGRISKNHFDAIAKVDGLEVSAVCDIVESRAQEAGAALGVPYFTSYDKMLREATCDVVTVATPSGLHPEHGIAAARAGKHVVSEKPMAISLKGADALVKACDDAGVQLFVVKQNRLNPSIQLLRRAIDKGRFGRIYMANATVRWARPQEYYDQAPWRGTWEFDGGAFMNQASHYVDLVQWLVGPVESVIAKTATLARRIEAEDSGVAVLKFRSGALGCIEVSMLTYPKNLEGSITILGETGTVKIGGTAVNKVETWQFADYDDDDKTVDAASTSPPSVYGFGHEGYYRNVLEVLRGGAKADTDGRGGRKSLELILGIYESARTGAEVPLPLKG encoded by the coding sequence ATGACCGTCCAAAAGTCGCTTCGCGTTGCCCTCGTGGGCTGCGGCCGCATCTCCAAGAATCACTTTGACGCCATTGCCAAAGTTGACGGGCTCGAGGTGTCGGCCGTCTGCGACATCGTGGAGTCTCGGGCGCAAGAAGCCGGCGCTGCGCTGGGCGTGCCGTACTTCACGTCGTACGACAAAATGTTGCGCGAGGCGACCTGCGACGTGGTGACGGTCGCCACGCCGAGCGGGCTGCATCCGGAGCATGGCATTGCCGCCGCGCGTGCTGGCAAGCACGTGGTGAGCGAGAAGCCGATGGCGATCTCGCTCAAGGGCGCCGATGCGCTGGTGAAGGCCTGTGATGACGCCGGGGTGCAGCTGTTTGTCGTGAAGCAGAATCGACTCAATCCGTCGATCCAGCTGTTGCGCCGCGCCATCGATAAGGGGCGCTTCGGGCGCATCTACATGGCGAATGCCACCGTCCGTTGGGCGCGGCCGCAGGAGTACTACGATCAAGCGCCGTGGCGTGGCACGTGGGAGTTTGACGGTGGCGCCTTTATGAATCAGGCGTCGCACTACGTGGACCTCGTGCAGTGGCTTGTGGGTCCCGTGGAGAGCGTGATTGCCAAGACGGCGACCCTCGCTCGGCGTATTGAGGCCGAGGATAGTGGTGTGGCCGTGCTCAAGTTCCGCAGCGGGGCGCTGGGCTGCATCGAGGTGAGCATGCTCACCTATCCGAAGAATCTCGAAGGGTCCATCACGATCCTCGGAGAGACTGGGACGGTGAAGATTGGCGGCACCGCCGTGAACAAAGTGGAGACCTGGCAGTTCGCGGACTACGATGACGACGATAAGACCGTGGATGCCGCCAGCACGAGCCCGCCGAGCGTCTATGGCTTCGGGCACGAGGGGTATTACCGGAACGTGCTGGAGGTCCTGCGGGGCGGGGCCAAGGCCGACACGGACGGGCGTGGGGGACGGAAGTCGCTGGAGCTGATTCTCGGGATTTATGAGTCGGCGCGAACAGGGGCTGAGGTGCCGTTGCCGCTCAAGGGATAG
- the carB gene encoding carbamoyl-phosphate synthase large subunit — MPRRNDIHRILLIGSGPIVIGQGAEFDYSGTQAAKALREEGYEVILVNSNPATIMTDPEIADRTYIEPVTPEFVELIIARERPDALLPTMGGQTALNVAMALHENGVLAKYGVELIGANARAIAVAEDRKLFGEAMEKIGLTCPQGRIATTWEEALAIVEWTAFPAIIRPAFTLGGSGGGIAYNREEFEAIVRRGLAESPISQVLIEKSLLGWKEYELEVMRDKDDNVVIVCSIENIDPMGVHTGDSITVAPAMTLTDREYQVMRDAAIKVIREIGVDAGGCNIQFAVNPANGDMVVIEMNPRVSRSSALASKATGFAIARIGTKLAVGYRLDELPNDITGTTPASFEPVLDYVVVKCPRFAFEKFPAADPVLTTQMKSVGESMAIGRTFKEALQKGLRALESGRNGWTTAERLIDDRLADDSLETLCDALATPTPERIFQIKRAFERGLDVAEINRITAVDPWFLQQMQELVEAEREFAALGDVDAEALLAMKRMGFADVQLGQLRGETETQMRERRWGMNLRPVYKMVDTCAGEFPSNTPYLYSTYDEESEAPRSGRKSVVILGSGPNRIGQGVEFDYCCVRAALALREQGYETIMVNSNPETVSTDWDTSDKLYFEPLTLEHVLEIVQREQPVGVIVQLGGQTPLKLTRPLEAAGVRILGTSPDSIDEAEDRRRFEEIARRLGVEQPPNGTATSVDGAVEIADRIGYPVLVRPSYVLGGRAMEIVYDEISLRDYFARAVRVSEDRPVLVDSFLEDAFEADVDALSDGHQVVIGGVMQHIENAGIHSGDSACVLPPYLIGAAEQQVMRDHTVAFAKALGVVGLINVQYAIKNGIVYVIEVNPRASRTVPFVSKTIGVPLASYAARVMLGETLADLGFTKEVIAPYVAVKEAVFPFSKFREFDPILGPEMRSTGEVMGVSDSFGTAFARAELAAGNGLPLEGAVFVTVNDHDKPTAVGVARRFHEMGFKVIATDGTAKYLRERGVPCDQVHKVSVARPNGIDLIKNGEVQLLINTPLGKRAQKDDYSLRQAAISHRIAYTTTLSAANAACDAIISLKSRAPSVRSIQEWQETIVR, encoded by the coding sequence ATGCCGCGTCGTAACGACATTCATCGCATTCTGCTCATCGGTTCCGGCCCTATTGTCATTGGACAGGGGGCGGAGTTCGACTATTCGGGAACTCAGGCGGCCAAGGCGCTGCGCGAAGAGGGGTACGAGGTGATCCTCGTCAACTCCAATCCGGCGACGATCATGACCGATCCGGAAATCGCCGATCGCACGTACATCGAGCCGGTGACGCCGGAGTTCGTGGAGCTGATCATCGCCCGCGAGCGGCCGGACGCATTGCTGCCCACGATGGGCGGTCAGACGGCTCTCAATGTGGCGATGGCGCTACACGAGAATGGTGTGCTCGCCAAGTACGGCGTGGAGCTCATTGGCGCCAATGCGCGCGCCATTGCCGTGGCTGAAGACCGCAAGCTCTTTGGCGAAGCAATGGAGAAGATTGGGCTCACCTGTCCGCAGGGGCGCATCGCCACCACATGGGAAGAAGCGCTGGCGATCGTGGAGTGGACGGCCTTTCCGGCGATTATCCGTCCGGCGTTCACCCTCGGCGGTTCGGGCGGCGGCATTGCCTATAATCGCGAAGAGTTCGAGGCCATTGTGCGGCGCGGCCTCGCCGAGAGTCCCATTTCGCAGGTGCTCATCGAAAAGTCGCTGCTCGGGTGGAAGGAGTACGAACTCGAAGTGATGCGCGACAAGGACGACAACGTCGTCATCGTGTGCTCCATTGAGAACATCGATCCGATGGGCGTCCACACCGGTGACTCGATTACCGTGGCGCCCGCGATGACGCTGACCGACCGTGAATATCAAGTCATGCGTGATGCCGCGATCAAAGTGATTCGCGAGATCGGCGTGGATGCGGGCGGCTGCAATATTCAGTTCGCGGTCAACCCGGCGAACGGCGACATGGTCGTGATCGAGATGAATCCGCGCGTCTCGCGGTCCTCGGCGCTGGCATCGAAAGCCACGGGTTTCGCGATTGCGCGCATCGGCACGAAGCTCGCGGTGGGATATCGCCTCGACGAATTGCCCAACGACATCACGGGCACCACGCCGGCGAGCTTTGAGCCGGTGCTCGACTACGTCGTGGTCAAGTGTCCGCGTTTTGCTTTTGAGAAATTCCCCGCCGCCGATCCGGTGCTCACCACGCAGATGAAGTCGGTGGGTGAGTCGATGGCTATCGGCCGCACATTCAAGGAAGCGTTGCAGAAGGGGCTCCGCGCCCTCGAGTCGGGACGCAACGGGTGGACGACGGCCGAGCGTCTTATTGACGATCGCTTGGCGGATGATTCGCTCGAGACGTTGTGCGATGCGCTCGCGACGCCGACGCCGGAGCGCATCTTTCAGATCAAGCGCGCGTTCGAGCGCGGTCTTGATGTGGCGGAGATTAACCGCATTACCGCAGTGGACCCTTGGTTCCTGCAGCAAATGCAAGAGCTCGTCGAGGCGGAGCGTGAGTTCGCCGCGCTGGGCGACGTGGATGCTGAAGCACTGCTCGCGATGAAGCGCATGGGCTTTGCCGATGTGCAACTCGGCCAGTTGCGCGGCGAAACCGAGACGCAGATGCGCGAGCGCCGTTGGGGGATGAACCTTCGCCCCGTGTACAAAATGGTGGACACCTGTGCCGGTGAGTTCCCCTCGAATACGCCGTATTTGTATTCGACGTACGACGAAGAAAGCGAAGCGCCACGCTCGGGGCGCAAGTCGGTCGTGATCCTCGGCTCCGGTCCGAATCGCATCGGGCAGGGCGTGGAGTTCGACTATTGCTGCGTGCGTGCCGCGCTCGCCCTGCGTGAGCAGGGTTATGAAACGATCATGGTCAACTCCAATCCCGAGACGGTTTCTACGGACTGGGATACGAGCGACAAGCTGTACTTTGAACCGCTCACACTGGAGCACGTGCTGGAGATCGTGCAGCGCGAGCAGCCGGTTGGTGTGATTGTGCAGCTCGGCGGCCAGACGCCCCTCAAACTGACGCGACCGCTCGAAGCGGCCGGCGTGCGCATTCTCGGCACGAGTCCGGATTCGATTGACGAAGCGGAAGATCGCCGTCGTTTTGAGGAAATCGCGCGGCGCTTGGGTGTGGAGCAGCCGCCCAATGGCACGGCGACGAGCGTAGACGGCGCCGTGGAAATCGCTGATCGCATTGGGTACCCGGTGCTGGTGCGCCCGAGTTATGTGCTGGGCGGCCGCGCGATGGAGATCGTGTACGACGAAATCAGCCTGCGCGACTATTTTGCGCGTGCGGTGCGGGTGTCGGAGGATCGGCCGGTGCTTGTGGATTCTTTCCTCGAGGATGCGTTCGAGGCCGACGTCGACGCGCTCAGCGACGGGCATCAAGTGGTGATTGGCGGCGTGATGCAGCACATCGAGAACGCCGGTATCCACTCGGGCGATTCCGCGTGCGTGCTGCCGCCGTATCTCATTGGCGCCGCCGAACAACAGGTGATGCGCGACCACACGGTGGCGTTCGCCAAAGCGCTCGGTGTGGTAGGGCTCATCAATGTCCAATACGCCATCAAGAATGGCATCGTGTATGTGATTGAGGTCAATCCGCGGGCGAGTCGCACGGTGCCGTTTGTATCGAAGACCATCGGCGTGCCGCTCGCGAGCTATGCCGCGCGCGTGATGCTCGGTGAGACGCTGGCCGATCTCGGCTTCACGAAGGAAGTCATTGCGCCGTACGTTGCCGTAAAGGAAGCGGTGTTTCCCTTTTCGAAGTTCCGTGAATTCGACCCGATCCTCGGCCCAGAGATGCGTTCGACGGGCGAAGTGATGGGCGTGTCGGACAGCTTCGGCACCGCCTTTGCCCGTGCAGAGTTAGCAGCGGGCAACGGGTTGCCACTCGAGGGCGCGGTGTTCGTGACGGTCAACGATCACGACAAGCCTACGGCCGTTGGTGTGGCGCGTCGCTTTCACGAGATGGGATTCAAGGTGATCGCCACGGACGGCACGGCCAAGTACCTGCGGGAGCGCGGCGTGCCGTGCGATCAAGTGCATAAGGTGAGCGTGGCGCGCCCCAATGGCATTGACCTTATCAAGAATGGTGAAGTCCAGTTGTTGATCAACACGCCGCTCGGCAAGCGTGCGCAGAAGGACGACTATTCGCTTCGGCAGGCTGCGATTTCGCACCGCATTGCGTACACGACCACGCTCAGTGCAGCCAACGCCGCCTGCGACGCGATTATTTCACTCAAGTCGCGCGCGCCGAGCGTGCGATCCATTCAAGAGTGGCAGGAGACCATCGTCCGATGA
- a CDS encoding DegT/DnrJ/EryC1/StrS family aminotransferase: protein MPVPLLDLRAQHALIKDAVMQALMPVIDDQAFILGAPVARLEADVAALSNTKHAIGCASGTDAILLALRALDIGAGDEVVTTPFTFFATAGTIHNVGATPVFVDIDPKTFNIRPDLAAAAVTSKTKAVVPVDLFGQIAAIEEIRRLLPTMPIIEDAAQSIGARRKIDGAWTMAGQTATIGTFSFFPSKNLGGYGDGGMMVTQDDAIATRLKRLRVHGGLQTYLHEEVGYNSRLDALQAAALIGKLPYLGGWSAKRRENAAFYDAAFADIADITTPFIDPANESIFNQYTLRVQRRDELKQHLAAKGIGHSVYYPLPLHLQPCFSYLGYKVGSCPESERAAHEVVSLPIYPELTRAQLDEVVAAVRSFFGR, encoded by the coding sequence ATGCCAGTCCCTCTGCTCGACCTGCGCGCCCAACACGCCCTGATCAAGGATGCCGTGATGCAGGCGCTGATGCCGGTCATCGATGACCAGGCGTTTATTCTCGGGGCACCCGTCGCTAGGCTTGAGGCCGACGTCGCGGCGCTCTCCAACACCAAGCACGCCATCGGCTGTGCGAGCGGCACGGATGCGATTCTCCTCGCGCTTCGGGCGCTCGATATTGGCGCTGGCGACGAAGTAGTCACCACGCCGTTCACGTTCTTTGCGACCGCCGGCACCATCCACAACGTGGGCGCGACGCCCGTGTTTGTGGACATCGACCCCAAGACGTTCAACATCCGCCCCGACCTTGCGGCCGCGGCGGTAACGTCAAAGACCAAGGCCGTCGTGCCGGTGGATCTGTTTGGACAGATCGCCGCCATCGAAGAAATCCGCCGCTTGTTGCCCACGATGCCGATCATTGAAGATGCGGCGCAGTCGATTGGGGCGCGCCGCAAGATCGATGGAGCGTGGACGATGGCCGGCCAGACGGCCACCATCGGCACCTTCTCGTTCTTTCCGTCCAAGAACCTCGGCGGCTACGGTGACGGCGGCATGATGGTCACGCAGGATGACGCCATTGCCACGCGCCTGAAGCGTCTGCGCGTGCACGGCGGACTGCAGACCTATCTGCACGAAGAAGTCGGTTACAACTCGCGCCTCGACGCCCTGCAGGCCGCGGCGTTGATCGGCAAGCTCCCGTACCTCGGTGGCTGGAGTGCGAAGCGTCGCGAGAACGCCGCGTTTTACGACGCCGCGTTCGCGGACATCGCCGACATCACGACACCGTTTATTGACCCGGCCAACGAGAGCATCTTCAACCAGTACACGTTGCGCGTGCAGCGCCGCGATGAGTTGAAGCAGCACCTCGCGGCGAAGGGGATCGGTCACTCCGTGTACTATCCGCTCCCGCTCCATTTGCAGCCGTGCTTTTCGTACCTCGGGTACAAGGTGGGGAGCTGCCCCGAGTCGGAGCGCGCCGCCCACGAAGTCGTGTCGCTCCCGATTTATCCTGAACTCACGCGCGCACAGCTGGATGAAGTAGTCGCGGCGGTTCGTAGCTTCTTCGGACGATAG
- a CDS encoding UDP-glucose/GDP-mannose dehydrogenase family protein — protein MNVTVVGSGYVGLVAGACFAETGVAVTCADVDQKKIDGLKQNILPIYEPGLDSLVERNQAQGRLQFTTDVPASVRSATVVFIAVGTPPDEDGSADLSHVLAVAETIGQHMAHETVVVTKSTVPVGTAARVHAAVAKHAKFPFHVVSNPEFLKEGAAVDDFLKPDRVVLGVDSDFARSVMAELYAPFVRTGKPIIFMDVPSAEMTKYAANAMLATRISFMNEIANLCEKVGANVDLVRKGIGSDSRIGPSFLFPGPGYGGSCFPKDVKALLHTSEERGAPMQVLAAVEAANDFQKHRLFEKLKAAFGGPLKGARIAVWGLAFKAQTDDMRESPALTLIEALLAEGATVVAHDPAAMHEAERRLGARIGYAATNYDALTGADALVIVTDWNEYRFPDFARIKAALKRPVVVDGRNLYDPAKMEQFGFTYRSLGRGTA, from the coding sequence ATGAACGTCACGGTCGTTGGTTCCGGCTATGTAGGCCTCGTCGCGGGTGCGTGCTTCGCCGAGACGGGCGTGGCGGTGACGTGCGCCGATGTCGATCAAAAAAAAATCGACGGACTCAAGCAGAACATTCTCCCCATTTATGAGCCTGGGCTCGATTCGCTCGTCGAACGCAATCAGGCGCAGGGGCGCCTGCAGTTCACGACCGACGTGCCGGCCAGCGTGCGTAGCGCGACGGTGGTATTCATCGCGGTCGGCACACCGCCCGATGAAGATGGGTCGGCGGATCTTTCGCACGTGCTCGCGGTGGCCGAGACGATTGGTCAGCACATGGCGCACGAAACCGTCGTGGTGACGAAGTCCACCGTTCCGGTGGGCACGGCCGCTCGAGTACACGCGGCCGTCGCTAAGCACGCCAAGTTCCCCTTCCACGTTGTCTCCAATCCGGAGTTCCTGAAGGAAGGCGCGGCGGTGGACGACTTTCTCAAGCCCGATCGCGTGGTGCTCGGCGTCGACAGCGACTTTGCGCGGAGCGTGATGGCTGAGCTCTATGCGCCATTCGTGCGCACGGGCAAGCCGATCATCTTCATGGACGTGCCGTCGGCTGAAATGACCAAGTACGCCGCGAACGCCATGCTCGCCACGCGTATCTCGTTCATGAATGAGATTGCGAATCTGTGTGAGAAAGTCGGCGCGAATGTGGACTTGGTTCGCAAAGGCATCGGCAGCGACTCGCGCATTGGGCCGTCGTTCTTGTTTCCGGGGCCTGGCTACGGCGGCTCGTGCTTCCCCAAGGACGTAAAGGCGTTGCTGCACACGTCCGAGGAGCGCGGCGCGCCGATGCAGGTGTTGGCGGCGGTGGAAGCGGCCAATGACTTCCAGAAGCATCGGTTGTTTGAAAAACTCAAGGCGGCCTTTGGCGGCCCGCTCAAGGGAGCGCGCATTGCGGTGTGGGGGCTCGCCTTCAAAGCGCAGACCGACGACATGCGCGAGTCGCCGGCGCTCACGCTCATTGAGGCGCTATTGGCGGAAGGGGCGACCGTCGTCGCGCACGATCCTGCCGCGATGCACGAGGCGGAGCGCCGACTCGGCGCCCGTATTGGGTATGCGGCGACGAACTATGACGCATTGACCGGCGCCGATGCGCTGGTGATTGTGACCGACTGGAACGAATACCGCTTTCCTGATTTCGCGCGCATCAAGGCGGCGCTCAAGCGCCCAGTGGTTGTGGATGGTCGCAATCTGTACGATCCCGCGAAGATGGAGCAGTTCGGGTTCACCTATCGGTCGCTCGGTCGAGGCACCGCATGA
- a CDS encoding GDP-mannose 4,6-dehydratase encodes MTVRRALVTGAGGFVGQWLCRELARHGWGVTGASLEGDPGVDVLSPEDHALITWRRDDVTDPEVVRAMLDASQPDAIFHLAAMAFVPAASEDPRRALAVNVGAAMTLLGDVRERRAAETLDPVVLLVGSAEQYGRHDWEAMPLTETSECRPRTRYAATKMAQEVFGLEAYRADGVKVICTRSFNHSGRGQHSSFLLPSLVRRALDARARGERAISIGNTTTVRDFLHVEDVVRAYALLVEHGLAGEVYNVSSGAGTTVETVATEVLEAVGLSATLTGDAALKRVVDVPFLVGANDKLRSDTGWVPQRTRADIIQDLIHAAS; translated from the coding sequence GTGACCGTTCGGCGCGCACTCGTCACGGGAGCCGGCGGTTTCGTCGGGCAATGGCTGTGCCGTGAACTCGCGCGCCACGGCTGGGGCGTGACTGGGGCATCCCTCGAGGGTGATCCTGGTGTGGACGTCCTCAGCCCAGAAGATCACGCGCTGATCACCTGGCGTCGCGACGACGTCACCGATCCCGAAGTCGTGCGCGCCATGCTCGACGCCTCGCAGCCCGATGCGATTTTCCACTTGGCCGCCATGGCGTTTGTGCCGGCCGCGAGTGAGGACCCGCGGCGTGCGTTGGCGGTGAATGTTGGGGCCGCCATGACACTCCTCGGTGACGTGCGTGAGCGCCGCGCGGCTGAGACGCTGGATCCGGTAGTGCTGCTGGTGGGAAGCGCCGAGCAGTATGGACGCCACGATTGGGAGGCGATGCCGCTCACCGAGACATCGGAATGCCGGCCTCGCACCCGCTATGCGGCGACCAAAATGGCGCAGGAAGTGTTTGGCCTCGAGGCCTATCGGGCGGACGGCGTCAAGGTGATCTGTACCCGCAGTTTCAATCACAGTGGACGAGGGCAGCACTCGAGTTTCCTGCTCCCGTCGCTGGTGCGCCGAGCGCTCGATGCACGGGCGCGTGGCGAACGGGCGATCTCGATTGGAAACACCACCACCGTGCGTGATTTTCTGCACGTCGAGGATGTCGTGCGCGCCTATGCGCTCCTCGTGGAGCATGGACTCGCTGGCGAGGTGTACAACGTGAGTTCGGGGGCGGGCACGACCGTGGAGACGGTGGCCACCGAGGTGCTGGAGGCCGTTGGGCTCAGCGCAACGCTCACCGGCGATGCCGCACTCAAGCGCGTGGTTGACGTACCGTTTCTCGTGGGCGCGAACGATAAGCTCCGCTCCGATACCGGCTGGGTGCCGCAGCGCACTCGGGCCGACATCATTCAGGACCTGATACATGCCGCGTCGTAA
- a CDS encoding SDR family oxidoreductase: protein MRVLITGAAGFLGSHLSERFLADGHSVVGLDNFITGHPDNIAHLIGHERFSFMRHNISEYTYVAGDLDGVLHFASPASPIDYLELPIQTLKVGSLGTHNALGIALAKKARFFIASTSEVYGDPLVHPQPESYWGNVNPIGPRGVYDEAKRFAEALTMAYHRFHGVDTRIVRIFNTYGPRMRPRDGRVVSNFIVQALLGEPLTIYGDGSQTRSFCFVDDEVEGIYQLFLRGDANPTNIGNPVEYTVKQLAEIVVELTGTAAPIVYKPLPEDDPKVRQPDITRARTMLGWEPKVDVREGVQRTIDYFKTLVGSSRMAPR, encoded by the coding sequence ATGAGAGTCTTGATTACCGGTGCGGCTGGTTTCCTCGGTTCTCACCTGTCGGAGCGTTTTCTTGCCGACGGGCATTCGGTGGTGGGGCTCGACAACTTCATCACCGGCCATCCCGACAATATCGCGCATTTGATTGGGCACGAACGGTTCTCGTTCATGCGGCACAATATCTCCGAGTACACGTACGTCGCCGGGGATCTCGACGGGGTGCTGCACTTTGCGAGTCCGGCAAGCCCCATCGACTATCTCGAGCTCCCCATTCAGACGCTCAAAGTGGGTTCGTTGGGTACGCATAATGCGCTCGGCATTGCGCTCGCCAAGAAGGCGCGCTTCTTCATTGCGTCGACAAGTGAAGTGTACGGCGATCCGCTCGTGCACCCGCAGCCGGAGAGCTACTGGGGCAATGTGAATCCGATTGGCCCGCGCGGTGTGTACGATGAGGCCAAGCGATTCGCCGAAGCGCTTACGATGGCGTATCACCGCTTTCACGGGGTGGACACGCGCATCGTGCGCATTTTCAACACGTATGGCCCGCGCATGCGGCCGCGCGACGGCCGCGTGGTGTCGAACTTCATCGTGCAGGCGCTGTTAGGTGAGCCACTCACGATTTACGGCGATGGCTCGCAGACGCGTTCGTTCTGTTTTGTGGACGATGAGGTCGAAGGGATTTATCAGCTCTTTCTGCGCGGCGACGCCAATCCCACGAATATCGGCAACCCGGTGGAGTACACCGTGAAGCAGCTCGCCGAGATCGTGGTGGAACTCACCGGCACCGCCGCGCCCATTGTCTATAAGCCGCTTCCCGAGGATGACCCCAAGGTGCGACAGCCCGACATCACCCGTGCCCGCACGATGCTCGGCTGGGAGCCGAAGGTCGACGTACGCGAAGGCGTGCAACGGACCATTGACTATTTCAAAACGCTGGTCGGATCGTCGAGGATGGCGCCCCGATGA
- a CDS encoding acyltransferase: MTDTPWVHESAYVDDGAVIGAGTKVWHFCHVMSGAKIGAHCSLGQNVVVMNGTVIGNNVKIQNNVSIYEGVELEDDVFCGPSMVFTNVINPRSAVSRKHEYRRTLVGRGASIGANATIVCGATLGAYSFVGAGAVVTKDVPSHALVVGVPARRVGWMCECGVQLEEGLMELTCPSCGKTYTRRGETVTRAEEE, translated from the coding sequence ATGACTGACACGCCCTGGGTGCACGAGTCTGCGTATGTCGATGACGGGGCCGTGATCGGCGCCGGCACGAAGGTGTGGCACTTCTGTCACGTCATGAGCGGCGCGAAGATCGGCGCGCACTGCTCGCTCGGGCAAAACGTGGTGGTGATGAACGGCACGGTGATTGGCAACAACGTCAAGATTCAGAATAACGTCTCGATTTACGAGGGCGTGGAGCTGGAGGACGACGTGTTCTGCGGGCCGTCGATGGTGTTCACCAACGTCATTAATCCGCGCAGCGCGGTGAGCCGAAAGCACGAATACCGGCGCACGCTCGTTGGGCGCGGCGCGTCAATCGGCGCCAACGCGACCATCGTGTGCGGGGCGACCCTCGGCGCATACAGTTTCGTCGGGGCAGGGGCGGTCGTCACGAAGGATGTACCGTCTCATGCGCTCGTCGTTGGCGTGCCGGCGCGGCGAGTCGGCTGGATGTGCGAGTGCGGGGTGCAGTTGGAGGAGGGGCTCATGGAGCTCACGTGCCCGTCCTGCGGCAAGACCTACACGCGGCGCGGTGAGACTGTCACGCGCGCCGAAGAGGAATAA
- a CDS encoding nucleotide sugar dehydrogenase produces the protein MKQQLLGRIKDRTAISGVVGLGYVGLPLAMEFCEAGFRVAGFDVSESVCAGLMAGRSHIMDVPAEQLARHVKSGKFVASTDESALKVADAISIAVPTPLAKTRDPDMSYVIAAAETVVRQAHAGMLVVLESTTYPGTTRDVMQPRLEALGYTIGDDVFLAFSPERVDPGNAKWHTKNTPKIIGGITPACNEVSMALYATCIDTIVPVSSPEAAELAKLLENTFRSVNIGLVNEMAIICDRLGVDVWEVIDAAATKPFGFMKFTPGPGIGGHCIPLDPHYLAWKMRTLNYKTRFIDLASEINSAMPDVVVEKVSRALNDASKPVKGSRALVLGVAYKKDIDDMRESPAFDVIRLLEERGAHVVFHDSYVASYQEEDETRVGVALTDAELAKADVVVIVTDHSNVDYQRVVDQASLIVDTRNALKATRPSKARIVSLSALHA, from the coding sequence ATGAAACAGCAGCTACTCGGGCGCATCAAGGACCGGACCGCGATCTCCGGTGTGGTGGGGCTCGGGTACGTCGGACTGCCGTTGGCGATGGAGTTCTGCGAGGCAGGGTTCCGCGTGGCGGGCTTCGATGTGAGCGAGTCGGTGTGCGCGGGGCTGATGGCGGGGCGCTCGCACATCATGGACGTGCCCGCTGAACAGTTGGCGCGCCACGTGAAGAGCGGCAAGTTCGTGGCCAGCACCGACGAGTCGGCGCTCAAGGTTGCCGACGCTATCTCGATTGCGGTGCCCACGCCGCTGGCCAAGACGCGCGATCCGGATATGTCGTACGTGATTGCCGCCGCCGAGACGGTGGTGCGTCAGGCGCACGCCGGTATGTTGGTGGTGCTGGAGAGTACGACGTACCCCGGCACGACGCGCGACGTGATGCAGCCGCGGCTCGAAGCCCTCGGGTACACGATCGGTGACGACGTGTTTCTAGCGTTCTCCCCCGAGCGCGTCGATCCGGGCAATGCCAAGTGGCACACCAAGAACACCCCCAAGATCATTGGCGGCATTACGCCGGCGTGCAACGAAGTGTCGATGGCGCTGTACGCCACCTGCATTGACACGATTGTGCCGGTGTCGTCGCCTGAGGCCGCGGAGTTGGCCAAGCTGCTCGAGAATACCTTCCGCTCGGTGAACATCGGGCTCGTCAACGAAATGGCGATCATTTGCGATCGCTTGGGCGTGGACGTGTGGGAAGTGATCGATGCGGCGGCCACCAAGCCGTTTGGGTTTATGAAGTTCACGCCGGGCCCTGGTATCGGCGGACACTGCATTCCCCTCGACCCGCATTACCTCGCGTGGAAGATGCGCACGCTCAACTACAAGACGCGCTTCATCGACCTCGCCAGCGAGATCAACTCGGCGATGCCCGATGTGGTGGTTGAAAAAGTGTCGCGCGCGCTGAACGACGCGAGCAAGCCGGTGAAGGGAAGCCGCGCGCTCGTGCTCGGTGTCGCGTACAAGAAAGACATTGACGATATGCGCGAGAGCCCAGCGTTCGACGTCATTCGACTGCTCGAGGAGCGGGGCGCGCACGTCGTGTTTCACGACTCCTACGTGGCCTCGTATCAGGAAGAGGACGAGACACGCGTTGGGGTTGCGCTCACGGACGCCGAGCTCGCCAAGGCCGACGTCGTGGTGATTGTGACGGACCACAGCAATGTGGACTACCAGCGTGTGGTGGATCAGGCGTCGCTGATTGTGGACACGCGCAACGCGCTGAAGGCCACGCGGCCGTCGAAGGCGCGCATCGTCTCCTTGTCGGCGCTGCACGCATGA